In the genome of Drosophila kikkawai strain 14028-0561.14 chromosome 2R, DkikHiC1v2, whole genome shotgun sequence, the window ATCAAGGGCatggaggacgacgacgaggagggcGAGATGCGGGATTAGCAAGAAAGAGAATCGCTTGCGAGAAGGAAGCCACTTAACTTAAGTCtatgaaattaatgaaataaagctatttttattttgtagtcGAAAGTGTACCTGCAGTTTGCGATTCCGGCTCAGAGCGTTCTCTGTGTTGGCAGCATTGGCGTCGATGCCGAGCACGCGGTGGCCATACTGGAGAGCCAGGCGTGACGAAAGATAGCCCTTGCCATCGCCCGCATCCACAATGCAGCAATTCTGGCTCGAGTTTTTCGCTAGATGATCCACCAAAGCAGCGGTTAACTCCACCTGGAGAAGAAGAGAGAGATGAACCCCTTGTTGCTTTATAAGTCTGTGGATTTTTCTTACCTCATGGCACTTTTTGGCGCTCATAAACTCTCGAATGCTTAATTTATCAGCGTTCTCTGGTCCCTCAATGAGCTCCTCCACACTGGTCAACAGCTCTGGATGGAGCGACAAGCGTTCCTGCTCTCCCTGGGCTAGAAAGCTTTTCCACTCGGGGAATGCCTTCGTTTTTTCACTACCTTGCCAAAAGAGCTGCTCTATGGCTAGGTCCACATCCTCCTTCCCTGCAATCTCCTTTCTTAAAGTCTCTGGTAGAAAGTTGTCCCAATGCTGGTCCGTCAAGTAGTTCACCATGTGGCAATTCACAAAGTCCCAGTGGGGATGGAGGAAGGCAAGCAAGCCGTCAATCCGCCTCTGCAACTGGGTCACTCCCGCCTTGGACATTCTGCTAGAAGCTGTAATCCTTGCGTTCAGGTGCCGTGGTGTCAGGAGAAGCTGTTCCAGCGCTTTTTTTGGACCCCAGCAAGGCAGAAAGACGACGCTGGGAGTTACGGATATTTTCCACAGCTCCCACAATGTCCGCCTCCGGATCGTTGGTCCGGGGAAACTGCTCGATGAGCGTGCGCAGCTGCTCCAGGCTGCGACGTACCTTGTCGGTGTGCTttagctgctgctgggccacCACTTGACCCAGGATCCTGCCCAGTTCCTCGCCCAATTGGACACCCTGGGCGTAGCCCAATTTATAGCCCTCCTCGTTGCCCTGCTCCTGGCCGTCGGTTAAACCCTCCTCGTAGCCCAGGCGAGCCTGTTTCTCCTCGGTAAGCACGATATCGTCAAATAGATCGTTTATATCCCGCGATGGAGATGTCATCATATGACAAGTTGGAGGCAATCCGGCTTAAGTTTTTaactaattattaaaaaaaattaatattaaaatagtgATTAGATTTTAGCCGAAATGTGTTTCCACTTTGGGTATTTTGCAACACTGGTTCTGTACATCAAAGGTATTCCcgcatttgtttttaaatttaatcaggGGTATTCATTTActaaactttaaagtttaaacccAACTTAAAAATCGTTTTTTATTCAgttgttaattttattcaactgtttttaacattttgcTAATTTGGCATGCTCGCTTCGGCAGAGAATTTGGAATTCTTTCTAGAGATTGGTATAATTTAAGCTAGTGAAGCCAGTGCTTTAAGCCAGCTAAAGGCACAATAACCGGTGCTAAAGCTAAGGGGAGATTCCCGTTGCATCCACTAGTTCCAgacgtcgtcgtcctcctcgGAGGGCCCTTCATCGCTGCTCTGGGATCCCTTGCGCGGCTGCACGGACGGCGGAATCACACGCGACAGCTGCTGCATAAGGGTATTGCCTCCACCAGTGGCGGCAGCAGCCTCTCCGGGATTTTGGGCCCCAGAAATACCCTTGCGTCGCAGCATCAGCTTGTTGTGCAGGTCCGCCATCAGATCCCCCGATGCCGAGGCAACGGCACCCGCCTTGGACCGTGTGTTATCCACGACATCGAGTGGTGCAGCCGCCTGGTTTCGCAGTCGGCCTCCGGATGCGCCTCCAGCATTCCGTATGGCAGCCATGAGCTCCGATCTTGGATCAACAGTTTGGGGAGGGGGTGGGGGCATTCGGAGGGGCGTGGAAGGAGAGGGCGAGAGCGGTTTAACAGCTCCTTTGGTGGGAAAAGGTGGAGGCGACGGCGGTGCCTGCgctggcggcggtggcggcggcggtggtggaggAGGTGGCGGGGGTGGTGGTAAGGTTCTAGGTGGTGGCATATACGGACCCAGTCGATTCTTATTCGGCCCTGGAATGTGGGTCTGGGCCGCAATGGCCTGCACCGTGATCTCGTGCTCTTCCAGTCCCAGGTCTGGCAGCTCCGGTAGGTCAGCCAGATCAGGCAGGTCGGGCAACTCTCCGTACTGGTACGACGGGGCAATGGGAGTCTGTTCCTCCACTGGCTGGTACTTCAGATCGTTGGCTATTCCGGGGAGATCGGGCAAATCCAGCGGCACATCGATGGCCGGCGCAGCCAGAGCAGCAGGATTGTAGCGCAGATCTCCGGCTGGAGTGGCCAGCTTGGTGGCGCCATAAGCCAGCGAGCGAGGAGCCGGAGCGAGCAGCTCTTCAGTCGTGCTCTTCAAGGACTGACTGGCGACGCGGCGAGTGCTTTGCGGAGGCAGTGATCGTTTCCATGCATTCAAGTCCTCCCCAAAAGCGAACTCATTGGTGTTGAAGCGCATAAGCGAGGGCACAGAGTGAACTCCGGCCACAGGAAGGGCTCCCAGGCCAGCAGTGCGATTCGTCATCTTTCGCTCGGCTACCAAAGACGACTCGTGCTCCCGGTCGCCGCGCACATGGAAGAAGACAGCCTCCTCATTGGGATCGCTGTTACTGCTGCCGGTGTTTCCCGGATGTGACAGCTGCTCCGGACgtggctgcggctgctgctcctccattAGCTTAGTCGTCACCTGTGGAAAGGTGGCCGGCAGAGGGGCCAGGATGTCGCTGGCCGGGAATCTTGCTGGGGCAAAGATCTGGATGGCCCGCTTGGAGCCCACGAGCGCATCGATTTTCGCCTGCGCCCGCTTCACACGACTGTTTATGTCCTCAACCTTTGATCCATTCCTCGCCAAGCGAGCATCAATCCGCTCGAAAATAGAGTTTATCGTTTTGTGTAGACAGTCCAGCGACTGGGCTGCTTTGATTATGGTCTCCTGGTGGTGCAGGTCGGTTGGAATTATGGACACCTGGTAGGCGCTGCGCAGGTAGGGGGCTTCTTCGTCCATTTTTAAttggcaaaataacaaaataataaaaaattatctgCAAGCCAGTGTGGCCAGCGCTCGGTGACACCGAAAAACCTCTAGTGTTTATAAGctgtgttttgtttgtgttttatgAAATGCTTATATTATTTCCTGGAGAAAGTTTTAAAAAGAGGGTAGTCTTCCGGGGGGAGGATAAAATAATAacttgatattttaaaaagagtaGAAAAAAGGTTGCAGAGTTAAATACTTTGCAGGACTTGCAGTGTGGCCAGATGGAATTCTGAACAGGAAagcttttgtttggtttttattttgcttccCCAAAGAATGGACGAGTTCGACGATGATTCCTTCAACGATGTCTTGGGCTCTATGGAAATGCCCACGGCTCCCAAGCAACCCAAGGTCCAGGAGCCGCCGGCGGCAACAGTtgtggccagcagcaacagcaatccCAGCTCCACTACAGCTCCTGCCGCCAAGCCGGCTTCAAATCCCCACAGCGTCCTCGTGCACAGCAAGCAGCGTGGAAATCCCATCCTAAAATCCATTCTCACTGTCCCACTGGAGTTCCGTGACGACATTATACCCGACTATGTGGTGGGACGCACCTCCTGTGTCCTGTATTTGTCCCTAAAGTATCACAATCTCAATCCGGACTACATTTGTCAGCGGCTTAAAGCTCTGGGCAAGATGTACGAGCTGCGAGTGCTGTTGGTTCAGGTGGATACACCGGAGCCGCACAACGCCCTCAAGAGCTTGACCAGGATCTCACTGCTAGCGGATTTGACCATGATGCTAGCCTGGAATGCGGAGGAGGCAGGGAAAATCATTGAGACCTACAAACAGTTTGAGAAGCGGCCGCCAGATCTGATCATGGAGCGTGTGGAGTCGAATCCGCATCAGAAGGTAATTATGATGAAATACCAATTGGTTTCCCGAAACTGAAGCTCCCGTTCCAGCTGGTGGCAGCTTTGACCAACATCAAACCAGTGAACAAAACGGATGCCGTGACTCTGCTGCAAACCTTTGGGAATCTGGGCAACATAATCATCGCCAGCGAGGAGCGGCTCTCCCAGGTGATGGGCCTGGGTCCGCGGAAGGCCAAGAAGCTCTACAAGACTCTACAAGAGCCCTTCCTCAGCAAGTAGAGAGACTCCAGCTCGTCCATCATTTGAATACTTTAATTTCTTAGCAGAAAGAAACTGTACAAAAAATCAAGttgcattattttttaacacCTTAAATATACCACCACACATATGTATTGATCCGCTGGCTACTCTGTCACCTTCCAAATCTTGATGGTGCCGTCGTCGCTGCAGGATATAAGTTGCCCGGCCACCGCTGGATTCCACTTCACTGAATTCACGTCCTGCTCGTGTGCGCTCTCCTCTGCCGTCAGTTGCTCGAACGTGGGCTCATCTGGCTTGGAGTCGCTGCACTCCTTGAATATCCGGATGCCATCGTCGCCGCAGGCACTGGCTATCAGCCCTGTCAGCTTGCACCAGGACACATCGTAGACGGCACGCGAATGCTGACCGGAGAGGGTGCAGACGCACTTCCACACCGTCTGCTTGTCGGGCGTGGCCACGCCGGCCTCGTTGCCGGGATGATAAGCCCGCCAGATCTTCAACGTGGTGTCATCGCTGCAGGAAACCAGACGCTCGCCATCTGCATCAAAGTCTATCCCCCAAACGGTGCTCGTGTGGGAGGATAGCGTCGCCGTGCAGTCCCAATCGCTGTCCAGTGCATCCTCCGCAAACATCTTGATGGTATTGTCGTATGAGGCGGAGGCCAAGATCTCCTTGGTAGGATGCCACACCACTCGCTTCACGTCCTGTGTGTGGGGATTCAAGACAGCGGCGCACTCGAACTCATCGTCGCCAGCCACTTCCCAGATCCAAACGGACTTGTCGCGTGA includes:
- the LOC108074706 gene encoding protein LTO1 homolog, translating into MMTSPSRDINDLFDDIVLTEEKQARLGYEEGLTDGQEQGNEEGYKLGYAQGVQLGEELGRILGQVVAQQQLKHTDKVRRSLEQLRTLIEQFPRTNDPEADIVGAVENIRNSQRRLSALLGSKKSAGTASPDTTAPERKDYSF
- the wash gene encoding WASH complex subunit 1, with the translated sequence MDEEAPYLRSAYQVSIIPTDLHHQETIIKAAQSLDCLHKTINSIFERIDARLARNGSKVEDINSRVKRAQAKIDALVGSKRAIQIFAPARFPASDILAPLPATFPQVTTKLMEEQQPQPRPEQLSHPGNTGSSNSDPNEEAVFFHVRGDREHESSLVAERKMTNRTAGLGALPVAGVHSVPSLMRFNTNEFAFGEDLNAWKRSLPPQSTRRVASQSLKSTTEELLAPAPRSLAYGATKLATPAGDLRYNPAALAAPAIDVPLDLPDLPGIANDLKYQPVEEQTPIAPSYQYGELPDLPDLADLPELPDLGLEEHEITVQAIAAQTHIPGPNKNRLGPYMPPPRTLPPPPPPPPPPPPPPPPAQAPPSPPPFPTKGAVKPLSPSPSTPLRMPPPPPQTVDPRSELMAAIRNAGGASGGRLRNQAAAPLDVVDNTRSKAGAVASASGDLMADLHNKLMLRRKGISGAQNPGEAAAATGGGNTLMQQLSRVIPPSVQPRKGSQSSDEGPSEEDDDVWN
- the Ercc1 gene encoding DNA excision repair protein ERCC-1 — encoded protein: MDEFDDDSFNDVLGSMEMPTAPKQPKVQEPPAATVVASSNSNPSSTTAPAAKPASNPHSVLVHSKQRGNPILKSILTVPLEFRDDIIPDYVVGRTSCVLYLSLKYHNLNPDYICQRLKALGKMYELRVLLVQVDTPEPHNALKSLTRISLLADLTMMLAWNAEEAGKIIETYKQFEKRPPDLIMERVESNPHQKLVAALTNIKPVNKTDAVTLLQTFGNLGNIIIASEERLSQVMGLGPRKAKKLYKTLQEPFLSK
- the Ciao1 gene encoding probable cytosolic iron-sulfur protein assembly protein Ciao1 — encoded protein: MGRLILEHTLQGHKGRIWGVAWHPKGNVFASCGEDKAIRIWSLTGNTWSTKTILSDGHKRTIREIQWSPCGQFLASASFDATTAIWSKSSGEFECNATLEGHENEVKSVSWSRSGGLLATCSRDKSVWIWEVAGDDEFECAAVLNPHTQDVKRVVWHPTKEILASASYDNTIKMFAEDALDSDWDCTATLSSHTSTVWGIDFDADGERLVSCSDDTTLKIWRAYHPGNEAGVATPDKQTVWKCVCTLSGQHSRAVYDVSWCKLTGLIASACGDDGIRIFKECSDSKPDEPTFEQLTAEESAHEQDVNSVKWNPAVAGQLISCSDDGTIKIWKVTE